From Halobacterium sp. R2-5, the proteins below share one genomic window:
- a CDS encoding HalOD1 output domain-containing protein, with protein sequence MNRDPTNTDDADRIVRVEWTDAGSPSEGVVEALSTATDSDPLDTEPLQHYVDTESLDALVEANRGDHVRVTFAYGDLGVVVESTGTVDVFSEPLTVE encoded by the coding sequence ATGAACAGAGACCCCACGAACACGGACGACGCGGACCGTATCGTTCGAGTGGAGTGGACAGACGCCGGCAGCCCCAGCGAGGGCGTCGTCGAGGCGCTGTCGACTGCGACCGACAGCGACCCCCTCGACACCGAACCGCTCCAGCACTACGTCGACACCGAGTCTCTCGACGCGCTCGTCGAGGCGAACCGGGGCGACCACGTGCGCGTGACGTTCGCGTACGGCGACCTCGGCGTCGTCGTGGAGAGCACCGGCACCGTCGACGTCTTCTCCGAGCCGCTCACCGTCGAGTGA
- the moeB gene encoding molybdopterin-synthase adenylyltransferase MoeB, with translation MSGLNLDPVQLDRYSRHIIMDDVGAEGQKRLLDGDVLVVGAGGLGAPVIQYLAAAGVGRLRIVDHDDVERSNLQRQIIHADADVGRPKAESAREYVTDLNPDVDVDAHVERLDQDNVGEFLDGVDFVVDCSDNFATRYLVNDACVLRGIPFSHAAIYRFEGQAITYEPGSACYRCLFPEAPPEGTIPDCSTAGVLGILPGTMGCIQATECVKGLLDYGELLTGRLLFYDAGDMTFETVPVAKNPDCPVCGDDPAIDSVADVEYVEGCTVPS, from the coding sequence ATGTCCGGGCTCAACCTCGACCCGGTGCAGCTCGACCGCTACTCGCGGCACATCATCATGGACGACGTCGGCGCCGAGGGGCAAAAGCGCCTGCTCGACGGCGACGTACTCGTGGTGGGCGCGGGCGGTCTGGGCGCGCCGGTCATCCAGTACCTCGCGGCCGCGGGCGTCGGCCGCCTGCGCATCGTCGACCACGACGACGTCGAGCGCTCGAACCTCCAGCGCCAGATCATCCACGCGGACGCCGACGTCGGCCGGCCGAAGGCCGAGAGCGCCCGCGAGTACGTCACGGACCTCAACCCCGACGTGGACGTCGACGCCCACGTCGAGCGCCTCGATCAGGACAACGTCGGCGAGTTCCTCGACGGCGTCGACTTCGTCGTGGACTGCTCGGACAACTTCGCGACCCGCTACCTCGTCAACGACGCCTGCGTGCTCCGCGGAATCCCGTTCAGCCACGCCGCAATCTACCGCTTCGAGGGGCAGGCCATCACGTACGAGCCCGGCAGCGCGTGCTACCGCTGTCTGTTCCCGGAAGCGCCACCAGAAGGGACGATTCCGGACTGTTCGACCGCGGGCGTGCTCGGCATCCTCCCCGGGACGATGGGCTGCATCCAGGCGACGGAGTGCGTGAAGGGGCTGCTCGACTACGGCGAGCTCCTGACCGGCCGCCTGCTCTTCTACGACGCGGGCGACATGACCTTCGAGACGGTGCCGGTCGCGAAGAACCCGGACTGCCCGGTCTGCGGCGACGACCCCGCCATCGACTCCGTCGCGGACGTCGAGTACGTCGAGGGCTGCACGGTCCCCTCGTAG
- a CDS encoding alpha/beta hydrolase has protein sequence MVPDPRDDSPTRDVSLPDGRTLAYAEFGDRDGEPVFFFHGTPGSRLSGSLGNDVKDEVGARVVAPDRPGFGASDPQPGRGFADWAGDVAALADELGIDEYGVVGFSGGGPYALACAAHTPERVTRCAVVSGVGPPGAERGDLGFERVLAAAARVSPHLGRPFVWLMARVVERAETFTDVVGEQGSDLAGPRYGETGRVFLADFREGLSQGTRPLAAEYGLLYGDWDFDLGDVDAPTRVFHGDSDENVPLAAGDRVADEVPNADLTVCADSGHFQPIVEHVRDVYGWVVAGDEEETGE, from the coding sequence ATGGTCCCCGACCCGCGAGACGACTCTCCGACCCGAGACGTGTCGCTGCCGGACGGCCGCACGCTGGCGTACGCAGAGTTCGGCGACCGCGACGGCGAACCGGTGTTCTTCTTCCACGGCACACCCGGCTCTCGGCTGTCCGGGAGCCTCGGGAACGACGTGAAAGACGAGGTCGGTGCGCGCGTCGTCGCACCGGACCGGCCGGGATTCGGCGCGTCCGACCCCCAGCCCGGCCGGGGGTTCGCGGACTGGGCGGGCGACGTCGCGGCGCTCGCCGACGAACTCGGTATCGACGAGTACGGCGTCGTCGGGTTCTCCGGCGGCGGGCCGTACGCGCTGGCGTGCGCGGCGCACACGCCCGAGCGCGTCACGCGCTGCGCGGTCGTCTCGGGCGTCGGCCCGCCCGGCGCCGAGCGCGGCGACCTCGGGTTCGAGCGCGTGCTGGCGGCCGCTGCCCGCGTGTCCCCACACCTGGGCCGGCCGTTCGTCTGGCTGATGGCGCGCGTCGTCGAGCGCGCGGAGACGTTCACGGACGTCGTCGGCGAGCAGGGCAGCGACCTCGCGGGGCCGCGGTACGGGGAGACGGGGCGGGTCTTCCTCGCGGACTTCCGAGAGGGGCTCTCGCAGGGCACGCGACCGCTGGCGGCCGAGTACGGCCTGCTCTACGGCGACTGGGACTTCGACTTGGGGGACGTCGACGCACCGACGCGCGTGTTCCACGGCGACAGCGACGAGAACGTGCCGCTGGCGGCCGGCGACCGCGTCGCCGACGAGGTGCCGAACGCCGACCTCACGGTGTGCGCCGACAGCGGACACTTCCAGCCGATCGTCGAGCACGTCCGCGACGTCTACGGCTGGGTGGTCGCAGGCGACGAAGAGGAAACCGGCGAGTGA
- a CDS encoding rod shape-determining protein → MSDAESGDAEFDDEPSALGVKVGSTRTVVSSGDAADPNVLRTLTCLATYEDALTGEEHVLYGEEAATEYPDRVRYMLRSGLPEDEETTDLAKTFLAEFARSNGLPEDSVVVYAIPTIDNDVGLERLSEIIEDGPIGERLVRSYPESLCGAVPALGDDLEAIEETFVAVNMGSTNLEACAYRRGEQLAPFSTGAITGTEVDRRIANYVEEETQGRVNVDLTTAREYKETHADFEDYEPFSDIIQQPGGGTYEFTIEDSVMDAVDEYVDDAVDEVANVFMPELANDYMKIYQQALENPVVLTGGMACIPGVVDEFEERLGEELERDVEATTADDPATAAAQGAHRIAARLVELGEY, encoded by the coding sequence ATGTCCGACGCAGAGAGCGGCGACGCCGAGTTCGACGACGAGCCGAGCGCGCTCGGCGTGAAAGTCGGGAGCACGCGGACGGTGGTCTCCTCGGGGGACGCCGCCGACCCGAACGTGCTCCGGACGCTGACCTGTCTGGCGACCTACGAGGACGCGCTCACCGGCGAGGAGCACGTCCTCTACGGCGAGGAAGCGGCGACCGAGTACCCCGACCGCGTGCGTTACATGCTCCGGTCGGGGCTGCCCGAGGACGAGGAGACGACGGACCTCGCGAAGACGTTCCTGGCGGAGTTCGCGCGCTCGAACGGCCTCCCCGAGGACTCCGTGGTCGTCTACGCCATCCCGACCATCGACAACGACGTCGGGCTGGAGCGGCTCTCGGAGATCATCGAGGACGGCCCCATCGGCGAGCGGCTGGTGCGGTCGTACCCCGAGTCGCTGTGCGGCGCGGTGCCCGCGCTCGGCGACGACCTCGAAGCTATCGAGGAGACGTTCGTCGCGGTGAACATGGGGTCGACGAACCTCGAGGCGTGCGCGTACCGCCGCGGCGAGCAGCTCGCGCCGTTCTCGACGGGCGCGATCACGGGCACGGAGGTCGACCGCCGCATCGCGAACTACGTCGAGGAGGAGACCCAGGGTCGCGTGAACGTCGACCTCACGACCGCCCGCGAGTACAAGGAGACCCACGCGGACTTCGAGGACTACGAGCCGTTCAGCGACATCATCCAGCAGCCCGGCGGCGGCACCTACGAGTTCACCATCGAGGACAGCGTGATGGACGCCGTCGACGAGTACGTCGACGACGCGGTCGACGAGGTGGCGAACGTGTTCATGCCGGAGCTCGCCAACGACTACATGAAGATCTACCAGCAGGCCCTCGAGAACCCGGTCGTGCTGACGGGCGGGATGGCGTGCATCCCGGGCGTCGTCGACGAGTTCGAGGAGCGCCTCGGCGAGGAGCTCGAACGCGACGTCGAGGCGACGACCGCGGACGACCCGGCGACGGCTGCCGCCCAGGGCGCCCACCGCATCGCCGCGCGGCTCGTGGAACTGGGCGAGTACTGA
- a CDS encoding NAD(P)/FAD-dependent oxidoreductase produces the protein MTRPHVVVVGAYGSAGVAAAEALAEADVELTLVDDGEPGGGLCILRGCMPSKEVLSAAAHRYQARHDPRLTGAPPGVDLEAVVERKDDNVLGYAEHRREAVHDLAEREHVTFHHETAAFVDDRTLDVGGERIEADYVVVATGSSLNVPDIDGIDDVDWMGSRDVLDATEFPDSGVVMGFGYVGLELVPYLSEAAGMDLTVIEHHDRPLHDYHRSFGEEILEMYREEFGVEVRTEVYEERVESTEDGVRVHLDDGSTAEGDQLFLFTGREPAFPDGMGETNLASETGWVRDTMQTEHDDRVFVVGDAVGDRMLLHTAKEEGYTAGRNVRRLLGGEELEHYDPLPHVVMFAGAGVFPFASLGLQDWEARENGHDVVTAQRDASDDGVFAAKDNERGTARLVVDADDGTVLGYHGLHYDADTMAKTMQVVLDAGMDVRDLPDRAYHPTTPEILDGLFREAAGQL, from the coding sequence ATGACGCGACCGCACGTAGTCGTCGTCGGGGCGTACGGGAGCGCTGGCGTCGCGGCCGCCGAGGCGCTCGCCGAGGCGGACGTGGAGCTGACACTCGTGGACGACGGCGAGCCCGGCGGCGGGCTCTGCATCCTGCGCGGCTGCATGCCGTCGAAGGAGGTGCTGTCGGCGGCCGCACACCGGTACCAGGCGCGCCACGACCCCCGGCTGACGGGAGCGCCGCCGGGCGTCGACCTGGAGGCGGTCGTCGAGCGCAAGGACGACAACGTGCTCGGGTACGCCGAGCACCGCCGGGAGGCCGTCCACGACCTCGCGGAGCGCGAGCACGTCACCTTCCACCACGAGACCGCGGCGTTCGTCGACGACCGGACGCTCGACGTCGGCGGCGAGCGAATCGAGGCGGACTACGTCGTGGTCGCGACCGGGTCGTCGCTGAACGTCCCCGACATCGACGGCATCGACGACGTGGACTGGATGGGGAGCCGGGACGTGCTGGACGCGACCGAGTTCCCGGACTCGGGGGTGGTGATGGGGTTCGGGTACGTCGGCCTCGAACTCGTACCGTACCTCTCGGAGGCCGCGGGCATGGACCTCACCGTCATCGAACACCACGACCGGCCGCTGCACGACTACCACCGGTCGTTCGGCGAGGAGATTCTGGAGATGTACCGCGAGGAGTTCGGCGTCGAAGTCCGCACGGAGGTCTACGAGGAGCGCGTCGAATCCACGGAGGACGGCGTGCGCGTCCACCTCGACGACGGATCGACCGCGGAAGGGGACCAGCTGTTCCTGTTCACCGGCCGCGAGCCCGCGTTCCCGGACGGGATGGGCGAGACGAATCTCGCCTCGGAGACCGGCTGGGTGCGCGACACGATGCAGACCGAGCACGACGACCGCGTGTTCGTCGTCGGGGACGCCGTCGGCGACCGGATGCTGCTGCACACCGCCAAAGAAGAGGGGTACACGGCGGGCCGGAACGTCCGACGGCTACTCGGCGGGGAGGAACTGGAACACTACGACCCGCTGCCCCACGTCGTGATGTTCGCGGGCGCGGGCGTCTTCCCGTTCGCGTCGCTCGGCCTGCAGGACTGGGAGGCCCGCGAGAACGGCCACGACGTGGTGACCGCCCAGCGGGACGCCAGCGACGACGGCGTGTTCGCGGCGAAGGACAACGAGCGCGGGACCGCGCGGCTGGTCGTCGACGCCGACGACGGCACCGTGCTCGGCTACCACGGCCTCCACTACGACGCCGACACGATGGCGAAGACGATGCAGGTGGTACTGGACGCGGGGATGGACGTCCGCGACCTGCCCGACCGCGCGTACCACCCGACGACGCCTGAGATTCTCGACGGCCTGTTTCGGGAGGCCGCCGGCCAGTTGTAG
- the ggt gene encoding gamma-glutamyltransferase — translation MDSPDLDRFSSRRSTVYGQRGVVATSQPLAAQAGISVLEDGGNAFDAAVATAAALNVVEPTSTGLGGDVFACYRTADGDVGAMRSCGHAPADATIENVREAVADDQDVAPADAEMPDSGPHAVTVPGTARGWEATVEKFGRRDLSDLLQPAIRYATDGYPVSERVAAQWEHGEALFDDEHARDAYLFDGETPDVGQEVSLPALGETLQRIADEGADVVYEGDIGQAIAEEVQSKGGFLTTEDLADFEPEFLDPVSTTYNGAEVYELPPNNQGFIALEALNIAEELGAGDHPLDSPERAHYLAEATKLAFHDGHRYVTDPEYEDHPPLASKEWAAKRAREVGETCNGDVSFGVPDANAEDADTVLLCVADDEGNVVSYINSRFAGFGSGLVAGDTGIALQNRGSSFSLDSEHPNSIEPGKRPFHTLIPGIAKLGEDDWAAFGVMGGYMQPQGHVQVISNVVDYDQPLQAALDRPRWRYRESGELAVEPHFDSDVAAKLARKDHDVRLQPMDEFGGAQIVRNDGGTLSAATEPRKDGNAQGY, via the coding sequence ATGGACTCCCCCGACCTCGACAGATTCTCGTCGCGGCGCTCGACCGTCTACGGGCAGCGCGGCGTCGTCGCCACGAGCCAGCCGCTGGCCGCGCAGGCCGGTATCTCAGTGCTCGAAGACGGCGGCAACGCCTTCGACGCCGCCGTCGCGACCGCCGCCGCGTTGAACGTCGTCGAACCGACCTCCACGGGGCTCGGTGGCGACGTGTTCGCGTGCTACCGGACTGCCGACGGCGACGTCGGCGCGATGCGCTCCTGCGGACACGCCCCGGCGGACGCGACTATCGAGAACGTCCGCGAGGCCGTCGCCGACGACCAGGACGTCGCACCTGCGGACGCCGAGATGCCGGATAGCGGCCCGCACGCCGTCACCGTCCCCGGCACCGCCCGCGGGTGGGAGGCCACCGTAGAGAAGTTCGGTCGGCGGGACCTCTCGGACCTCCTCCAGCCCGCCATCCGGTACGCCACGGACGGCTACCCTGTCTCCGAGCGCGTCGCCGCCCAGTGGGAGCACGGCGAGGCGCTGTTCGACGACGAGCACGCCCGCGACGCCTACCTCTTCGACGGCGAGACGCCCGATGTCGGGCAGGAAGTATCGCTCCCGGCGCTCGGCGAGACGCTCCAGCGCATCGCCGACGAGGGCGCCGACGTCGTGTACGAGGGCGACATCGGGCAGGCCATCGCCGAGGAGGTCCAGTCGAAGGGCGGCTTCCTCACCACCGAGGACCTCGCAGACTTCGAGCCGGAGTTCCTCGACCCCGTCTCCACGACGTACAACGGCGCGGAAGTCTACGAGCTCCCGCCGAACAACCAGGGGTTCATCGCGCTGGAAGCGCTCAACATCGCCGAGGAACTGGGCGCCGGCGACCACCCGCTGGACTCCCCGGAGCGCGCGCACTACCTCGCGGAGGCGACGAAGCTCGCGTTCCACGACGGCCACCGCTACGTCACCGACCCCGAGTACGAGGACCACCCGCCGCTCGCCTCCAAGGAGTGGGCGGCCAAACGCGCTCGAGAGGTCGGCGAGACGTGCAACGGCGACGTCTCGTTCGGCGTGCCGGACGCCAACGCGGAGGACGCCGACACCGTGTTGCTCTGCGTCGCCGACGACGAGGGCAACGTCGTCTCCTACATCAACTCCCGGTTCGCGGGCTTCGGCTCCGGGCTGGTCGCCGGCGACACCGGCATCGCGCTCCAGAACCGCGGGTCGTCGTTCTCCCTCGACTCCGAGCACCCGAACAGCATCGAACCCGGCAAGCGCCCGTTCCACACGCTGATTCCCGGCATCGCGAAGCTCGGCGAGGACGACTGGGCGGCGTTCGGCGTGATGGGCGGCTACATGCAGCCACAGGGCCACGTGCAGGTGATTTCGAACGTCGTCGACTACGACCAGCCGCTGCAGGCCGCCCTCGACCGGCCGCGCTGGCGCTACCGCGAGAGCGGCGAGCTCGCCGTCGAACCGCACTTCGACTCCGACGTGGCCGCGAAGCTCGCGCGGAAGGACCACGACGTTCGTCTGCAGCCGATGGACGAGTTCGGCGGCGCGCAGATCGTCAGAAACGACGGCGGCACGCTGTCCGCGGCCACGGAGCCACGGAAAGACGGCAACGCCCAGGGCTACTAG
- the kdgK1 gene encoding bifunctional 2-dehydro-3-deoxygluconokinase/2-dehydro-3-deoxygalactonokinase, with amino-acid sequence MDLVTFGETLLRFSPSEQERLERATELEFRAAGAESNVAVNAGRLGAETAWLSKLPDSPLGRKVTATLRAQGTEPDVAYSEDGRQGTYYLEPAGEPRGTNVVYDRANAAVTTATPDELATERVEAADYFYTSGITPALSETLAETTAALLELASDAGTTTALDVNYRAKLWEPEEAREVLETLFPDVDVLVVAARDARRVLAREGDAEGIARELAEEFGFETVVVTRGADGALALHGGDVHAQPAFESDTHDPVGTGDAFVGGFLARRIEGGSVPDALEWGAATAALKRTIPGDTALVTREEVENVLTGGTGEIDR; translated from the coding sequence ATGGACCTCGTGACGTTCGGCGAGACCCTGCTCCGGTTCTCGCCGTCGGAACAGGAGCGGCTGGAGCGCGCGACCGAACTGGAGTTCCGCGCGGCGGGCGCGGAGAGCAACGTCGCGGTGAACGCGGGCCGGCTGGGCGCGGAGACGGCGTGGCTGTCGAAGCTGCCGGACTCGCCGCTCGGCCGGAAGGTGACGGCGACGCTGCGCGCGCAGGGCACCGAGCCCGACGTGGCGTACAGCGAGGACGGCCGACAGGGGACGTACTACCTCGAACCCGCGGGCGAGCCCCGCGGGACGAACGTCGTCTACGACCGCGCGAACGCCGCGGTGACGACGGCGACGCCGGACGAGCTCGCGACCGAGCGCGTGGAGGCGGCCGACTACTTCTACACGAGCGGCATCACGCCCGCGCTCTCGGAGACGCTCGCGGAGACGACCGCGGCGCTGCTGGAGCTGGCGAGCGACGCGGGGACGACGACGGCGCTGGACGTGAACTACCGCGCGAAGCTCTGGGAGCCCGAGGAGGCCCGCGAGGTGCTGGAGACGCTGTTCCCGGACGTGGACGTGCTCGTCGTCGCGGCGCGGGACGCCCGGCGCGTGCTCGCCCGCGAGGGGGACGCCGAGGGGATCGCGCGCGAGCTAGCAGAGGAGTTCGGCTTCGAGACGGTCGTCGTGACGCGGGGCGCGGACGGCGCGCTCGCGCTCCACGGCGGCGACGTCCACGCGCAGCCCGCGTTCGAGTCGGACACCCACGACCCGGTCGGGACGGGGGACGCGTTCGTCGGCGGGTTCCTCGCGCGGCGCATCGAGGGCGGGAGCGTGCCCGACGCCCTGGAGTGGGGCGCGGCGACGGCGGCGCTGAAGCGCACGATACCCGGCGACACGGCGCTCGTCACGCGCGAGGAGGTCGAGAACGTGCTGACGGGCGGGACGGGCGAAATCGACCGCTAG